Within Sphingobium sp. SCG-1, the genomic segment GTGACCCCGATCCGCGCCTGATCGGCGGGCGGGATATGGTCAGCGGACGAATTGTCTTCCCCTGCCCCAGCGACGACACGCGCTTCGAACCTGTCGAACTGCCGCGCGCCGGCACGTTATGGTCCTGGACGATCCAGCGGTTTCGCCCAAAGTCTCCCCCGTACATCGGCCCGGAGGCGTTCGAACCCTTTGCGATCGGCTATGTGGAATTGCCCGATGCCGTCATTGTCGAGGGACCGCTAACAGGCGTCGCATTCGACGCGATCCGGATC encodes:
- a CDS encoding Zn-ribbon domain-containing OB-fold protein, whose protein sequence is MTKEQAISSQVPIAEGLFTGDPDPRLIGGRDMVSGRIVFPCPSDDTRFEPVELPRAGTLWSWTIQRFRPKSPPYIGPEAFEPFAIGYVELPDAVIVEGPLTGVAFDAIRIGMEMRTVLQPLATDVNGRTIVTYAFAPVNRGAAHE